CCGGTAAGGAAGAGTTAATTCATGATTATCTTTCTGCTTTAGAAAAAGAAGTTTTATCAAATTTCCCAGCCCAAGGCTGGTACGCCTCTGGCGGAAAATTGCCTTTATCTACCATTTTCATCGGAGGGGGAACACCCTCGCTTCTTTCCTCGTGTCAAATAGAAAAGCTCTCCAGCATAATAAAAAAATACTTCGATTGCACAAATGTTAAAGAAATTACTATTGAAGCAAATCCCGAAAGCCTGACAAAAGAGAAATTAACTGTGTTGAAAGAAGCTTTCAGCAACCTCAGGCTAAGTATTGGTTTGCAGGATTCCGAAGATAAAAACCTTAAAACGTTGGGCAGAATTCATAATGTTCAGGATTTTATAAAAAAATATGAAATGGCCAGGCAGGCCGGAATAAATAATATCAATATTGATTTGATTTATGGAATTCCGGGCCAATCTGTCGCTGATTTTCAAAATACATTAAAAAAAGTAATCGAACTTAACCCCCGGCATATTTCGGCCTACTGCCTTACAATCGCTCAGGGGACGGAGTTCAGTAAAA
The DNA window shown above is from Elusimicrobiota bacterium and carries:
- the hemW gene encoding radical SAM family heme chaperone HemW, which translates into the protein MKSLYVHIPFCGKKCRYCDFISYPGKEELIHDYLSALEKEVLSNFPAQGWYASGGKLPLSTIFIGGGTPSLLSSCQIEKLSSIIKKYFDCTNVKEITIEANPESLTKEKLTVLKEAFSNLRLSIGLQDSEDKNLKTLGRIHNVQDFIKKYEMARQAGINNINIDLIYGIPGQSVADFQNTLKKVIELNPRHISAYCLTIAQGTEFSK